A region of the Leeuwenhoekiella sp. MAR_2009_132 genome:
GATTCTGTGCGTCAAAACAATCCGAAGACATATAAAGAATATGCGAGTTTAGTAAACGAGCAGTCAAAACAATTAATGACCATACGCGGTCTTTTTGAATTTTCAAATTACGACCCTATTCCATTAGAAGAAGTAGAACCCTGGACGGAAATCGTAAAACGATTTAAAACCGGAGCCATGTCTTATGGTTCTATTAGCAAAGAAGCGCATGAGAATCTTGCTGTTGCGATGAACCGTATTGGCGGAAAAAGTAACAGTGGAGAAGGTGGGGAAGATGCAGAACGTTTTTACAAAAGCCCTAACGGAGACTGGCGCAATTCTGCGATCAAGCAGGTAGCTTCAGGTCGTTTTGGAGTAACCAGTAATTACCTTACCAGTGCTGCAGAGATTCAGATTAAAATGGCACAGGGAGCTAAACCGGGAGAAGGTGGTCAATTACCGGGAGAGAAAGTAAATAAATTTATTGCTAAAACCCGTAAGAGTACACCTTACGTAGGTCTAATCTCACCGCCACCGCATCATGATATTTATTCAATTGAAGATTTAGCACAATTAATATATGACCTTAAATCTGCAAACCGCGAAGCACGTATTAATGTGAAGCTGGTTTCTGAAGTAGGAGTAGGTACGGTTGCGGCCGGTGTTGCAAAAGCAATGGCAGACGTAATTTTAATTTCAGGTTATGATGGGGGTACAGGAGCTTCTCCATTAACATCTCTAAGACATTGCGGTTTACCCTGGGAATTAGGTATTGCTGAAGCACAACAAACCTTAGTGCTTAACAATCTACGTAGCAGAATACGTCTGGAATGTGATGGTCAGTTAAAAACAGGACGTGATGTAGCGGTAGCTTGTCTGCTGGGTGCAGAAGAATTTGGTTTTGCAACAGCTCCATTAGTAGCATCAGGTTGTATTATGATGCGTGTGTGTCATCTAAACACTTGCCCGGTGGGTATAGCAACGCAAAACCCAGACCTTCGCAAGAAGTTTAAAGGGAAGCCAGAACACGTAGTAAACTTCATGTATTTTGTGGCAGAAGAGTTACGTGAGATAATGGCACAACTTGGTTTCCGAACTATAGATGAGATGGTAGGACAGGTTCAAAAGTTAGATCGCAGTAAAGCAGTAGAGCATTATAAAGCTGCGGGAGTAGATCTTTCTCCTATATTACACAATATAGCTGTTCCTCAAGGCGTAAAAGTTTATAATACGGAAACTCAAAATCATCACTTAGAAAAATCTATCGATTTTGAAATTATAGAGTTAGCACACACCGCTTTATTTAGAAAAGAGAAAACAACTTTAGATCTTGACATTACTAATTTAGATCGTGCAGTAGGTGCAATCTTAAGTAACGAGATTTCAAAAATTTATGGCGAGCAAGGATTACCTGACAATACGTTGAAAGTAAACTTTAAAGGTTCAGCAGGTCAAAGTTTTGGAGCTTTTGCTACTCGAGGCTTAACCCTAAAGGTAGATGGTAACGCAAATGATTATGTGGGTAAAGGTCTTTCCGGAGCTCGCTTAATTGTAAAAGTACCAGAAGAAGCAACCTTTGAAGCTAGTGAGAATGTGATTATAGGTAATGTTGCGTTATATGGTGCAACAAGTGGTGAAGCGTATTTTAACGGTACAGCCGGAGAACGTTTCTGTGTACGTAATAGTGGAGCCGTGGCTGTCGTTGAAGGTATTGGAGATCACGGGTGTGAATATATGACCGGTGGCTTAGCAGTAATTCTGGGTAAAACAGGACGTAATTTTGGAGCAGGTATGAGCGGTGGTGTAGCCTATGTTTTAGATGCAGACAGCACATTTAGATCAAAATGTAATGCTACAGATTTAAATCTCGATCCGGTTACAGAGTCAGAAGATGTAACGCAACTTCACGAGCTAGTAACTAATCATTACAATTATACGCAAAGTACTTTAGCACAACGTATATTAGAAAACTGGGATTCTTATCTGCCTAAGTTTGTAAAAGTACTTCCAGAAGAATACCGTAAGGCTCTTATACGATTAGAAGAAGAAGAAAAATTAACAGATTTAACGGAATAATAGAATCATGGGAAAAATAACCGGATTTTTAGAATACGAAAGAAAAATAGAACCGTACAAACCTGTTGAAGAACGGGTGAAGAAGTATGAAGAATTTACAATACCCTTAGAGAAATCTGAACTTAAGAATCAAGGAGCCCGCTGTATGGATTGTGGGATTCCATTTTGTCATAGTGGTTGTCCATTGGGTAATTTAATACCAGATTTTAACGACGCAGTTTACCGTGAGCGTTGGGAAGAGGCAGCACATATACTGCACGGCACAAATAATTTTCCTGAATTTACAGGTAGATTATGTCCTGCACCATGTGAAGAAGCATGTGTTTTGGGTATAAATGAAGACCCGGTTACTATTGAGAATATTGAAAAAAATATAGCTGAAGAAGCTTTTAAAAACGGATGGATAAAGGCGAACCCGCCTCATAAACGCACCGGTAAAAAAGTGGCTGTAATTGGATCTGGTCCCGCTGGTCTTGCCACTGCGCAGCAGTTAAATCGTGCAGGACATTTGGTTACTGTTTATGAACGAGATGAAAAACCAGGAGGTTTATTACGTTACGGTATTCCTGATTTTAAGATGGAAAAGCACGTCATAGACCGTAGACTGGTAATTCTTGAAGAAGAAGGGATTACTTTCAAATGCGGAGTTCACGTTGGCGTAGATATTACGGCAGATGCATTAAAGGAAGAGTATGATGCAGTAGTGCTTTGTAGTGGTGCAACCGTGCGCAGAACATTACCTATTGAAGGAGCAGACTTAAAAGGTATTTATCAGGCTATGGATTTCTTACCTCAAAATAACCGTCGCGTTGATGGCATAAAATGGAAAGGTGAAGAAATAAATGCAAACGGTAAAGATGTCATCGTAATAGGCGGTGGAGACACCGGTAGTGACTGTATAGGTACATCTATACGACAAGGTGCTACCAGTGTAAATAATTTTGAGATAATGAGTAAGGGAACTCCTGAGCGTCCTGAAAATCAGCCTTGGCCTTATTGGCCTATGCGATTACGTACCAGTAGTTCTCATAAAGAAGGTGCAGAACGCTTTTTCTCAATCTCTACAAAAAAGTTTGTAAGTGATAAAGATGGAAATTTAACCGGTTTGGTAACCTCTGAGGTAGAGTGGACCCATAAACCCGGAGAGCGACCTAATCTTTCTGAGGTACCGGGTACTGAAAAAGAATGGAAAGCAGATATGGTTTTTCTTGCTTTAGGTTTTACCGGAAGTGAAGCTACAATAGCTGAGCAATTAGGTGTAAAATTAGATCCAAGAACAAATATTCAGGCTTCTGTAGATGATTATATGACTAATGTACCGGGTGTTTTTGCAGCAGGAGATACGCGTAGAGGACAATCTTTAATTGTATGGGCGATTTCTGAAGGTAGACAAGCGGCACACTATGTTGATAAATATTTAATGGGGAAATCAGATTTACCTCTTAAAGGAGATGGTGATTTACCTCGAGTATAATTATACATAAACTTTAGTTTTTTAAAACGACCGGAGCAATCCAGTCGTTTTTTTTTGTTTTTAGACGCAACCCTTCTTAAAGTTTTTCATCTACTCAAAAAACATATTTATGAAGTTTAGATTCTCCTATTTATTTTTGAGTTTGATAATCCTGGGGTCGTGTTCAGATACCTCAGAGCAGCCCATAGAAGTACAAGAAAATCAATCAATTAAATTATCTCTTGTAAAAATGTCTGGTAATACGCTTAATTCTGAACGCAGCGGTTCAGAAATGGAATGGCAGGAATATTATGAATTAGGCAGTGAGATGCGATTTACTAAAGTGCAGATTCGGGATGGAGATACCTTAAGCTCTCAGGGCGAATTTGATATTGTAATGATTGAAAGTGATAAATATTTAAAATTCACACACGATACAGACAATGTGCTGGTAGGAAATTGTACGGGAACAACTGAAGAATTTTTAGAGTATATAGACTCGAGTAGCCTAAAGAGTAACTGGGAACAGTGCGATGGCCCTGGTTTGTTTTATAGTTTTGGAGATAAATAATTTAACTGGTTTAATAGCTTACTAATCTACAGAACATTACTTTGATTAATATAGAAAAAGCCCTGTTGAATTATCAACAGGGCTTTTTCACGTAATAAAAGGTATTTTTAAACTGTCTAGTTGTTAAGCATTACCGGCATAACCAGCATGGTTACTTTTTCACCTTCATCTAAGCCATCTACGGGAGTTAAAATTCCCGCACGATTAGGAAGTGACATTTCAAGAGAAACGTCATTAGCATTCAGGTTATTAAGCATTTCTACCAGAAAACGACTGTTAAATCCTATTTGCATGTCGTCACCTTGATAATCACAGGTTAAACGCTCTTCTGCTTTATTACTGTAATCTATATCTTCTGCAGAAATATTTAATTCTGCACCCGCAATTTTAAGTCTGATTTGGTGTGTGGTTTTATTTGAGAAAATAGAAACACGACGTACCGAATTTAAAAACTGATTACGGTCTATAATTAATTTATTAGGATTCTCTTTAGGAATTACCGCTTCGTAATTTGGATATTTACCATCTATAAGACGACACAACAATTGTACATTGTCAAAACTAAATTTTGCATTAGAATCATTGTATTCTACCGTAATATCATCGTCGCTAGAAGCTAAAATACCTTTTAAAAGATTCAGCGGCTTTTTAGGCATAATAAATTCTGCCGTTTGTGTAGCTTTTACATCTGTGCGACCGTATTTAACCAGTTTATGAGCGTCTGTTGCAACAAACGTCAAACCTTCGGTATCAAATTGAAAGAATACACCACTCATCACCGGTCTCAAATCGTCATTTCCGGTAGCAAAAATAGTGTTGCTCACTGCTGTTGCTAAAACTGCAGCAGGTATAGTTACTTTACTAGGGTCGTCTAATTCAACTGCATTTGGAAATTCTTCACCAGAAGCATAGGCTAGAGCATATTTACCGTGGTTAGAGCTTATTTCTATAGTGTGGTTATCACCTACAACAAAAGTTAAAGGCTGCTCAGGAAACGTTTTTAACGTATCTAATAAAAGACGTGCAGGTACCGCAATATTTCCCGTATCTTCAGACTCTACATCAAGAACGGCAATCATTGTAGTTTCTAAATCTGAAGCAGAAACTTTAAGAACATTATCTTCTAACTCAAATAGGAAATTATCTAAAATAGGAAGCGTGTTACTGTTGTTAATTACCCCACCTAAAACTTGTAGTTGTTTTAAAAGGTAAGAACTTGATACAATAA
Encoded here:
- the dnaN gene encoding DNA polymerase III subunit beta; amino-acid sequence: MKFIVSSSYLLKQLQVLGGVINNSNTLPILDNFLFELEDNVLKVSASDLETTMIAVLDVESEDTGNIAVPARLLLDTLKTFPEQPLTFVVGDNHTIEISSNHGKYALAYASGEEFPNAVELDDPSKVTIPAAVLATAVSNTIFATGNDDLRPVMSGVFFQFDTEGLTFVATDAHKLVKYGRTDVKATQTAEFIMPKKPLNLLKGILASSDDDITVEYNDSNAKFSFDNVQLLCRLIDGKYPNYEAVIPKENPNKLIIDRNQFLNSVRRVSIFSNKTTHQIRLKIAGAELNISAEDIDYSNKAEERLTCDYQGDDMQIGFNSRFLVEMLNNLNANDVSLEMSLPNRAGILTPVDGLDEGEKVTMLVMPVMLNN
- a CDS encoding glutamate synthase subunit beta translates to MGKITGFLEYERKIEPYKPVEERVKKYEEFTIPLEKSELKNQGARCMDCGIPFCHSGCPLGNLIPDFNDAVYRERWEEAAHILHGTNNFPEFTGRLCPAPCEEACVLGINEDPVTIENIEKNIAEEAFKNGWIKANPPHKRTGKKVAVIGSGPAGLATAQQLNRAGHLVTVYERDEKPGGLLRYGIPDFKMEKHVIDRRLVILEEEGITFKCGVHVGVDITADALKEEYDAVVLCSGATVRRTLPIEGADLKGIYQAMDFLPQNNRRVDGIKWKGEEINANGKDVIVIGGGDTGSDCIGTSIRQGATSVNNFEIMSKGTPERPENQPWPYWPMRLRTSSSHKEGAERFFSISTKKFVSDKDGNLTGLVTSEVEWTHKPGERPNLSEVPGTEKEWKADMVFLALGFTGSEATIAEQLGVKLDPRTNIQASVDDYMTNVPGVFAAGDTRRGQSLIVWAISEGRQAAHYVDKYLMGKSDLPLKGDGDLPRV